TTATAGGTATATCACTTCAGTCACCTGGCtgtcttttccctttgttttcatATTGTCTTCCCTTTGTTAAGAGTTTTGTCTGactccaaatttcctcttcttataacaCCACTGGTGCTAAAGAGCTTGAGGCCTATAGTAATGATGTCTTCACTATTACACTCACCCCAGCCCTAAATTCCAATAAGGTCACAGTCTGAGGTCCTGAGCAATAGAATGTCAACACAACATTTTAGGCTCATAGTTCAACCTCATAAGATATAGGAAGAGGAAATTTCTTGAGTCTACACACAATATAcataactcagacagtaaagtgtctgcctacaatgtgggagacccggatttgatccctgggttgggaagatcccctggagaaggaaatggcaacccactccagtatccttgccttgaaaatcccatggaccagggagcctggtaggctacagtccatggggtcacaaagagtcagacacaactgagggacttcactttcactttcagaagtttacaaaaattaattctatCCCATGGGATAGATTGCGTAAATATTCATAGATATTACATAAATTAAGTTACCCTCAACTGCAAAGACCCTGTGTAATTATTGATTACTGGATATTTGGGCTTGTAAAGGACTCTGCCTGGGTGTGAGATCCAGGGCAAACATGTGTGGTAGGGTCTTTCTTCAAACAAACACCTTGCTTAAGTGCATCATAAAACTCATAAGCCCATGAAGAGCATGATTATTTAGCAAAAAATCTTCAGAATAGTGGGGAAAGGGAATTGGTTATACACTGGGTCATCCAGTGAGGGTGCATTCAGATTGTTTACAGTGCTCAGATGCTACCTCTTCCTGTTCagggcatgtgtgctcagtcactcagttgtgtccgactctctgcagccctgtggactggagcacaccaagttcctctgtccatgggattctccagtcaagaatacgggagtgggttgccattccttctccagaggatcttcccgacccagggtttgaacccatgtcccctgcaactcttggattggcaggtggattctttttccactgagccatctgggaagcccctttcctgTTGAGAGCCAGGGATAACATCAGACTTTGTTATTGTcaaatgtgtctttttaaattttatttctcctatcaggagaaaatgagatttttatttcactgaaacAATATAAATCTTCTAGAGGCTGCAGCTCTCTAGCACCAGTCTTCAACGTTGGTGACATCATTATGTCATGGTGTCCATGAGTACTCTTCTAGCAGCTCTCTCAAAGGCTGCTACTGCTCTTCAGTGAAGATCACGAGtgcatatctgaaaaaaaaaaaaaaaagaaaatatatgcagaAAATGTGAGCAGGAATGAATTTTCAAGACAAATGAAATTTATCATTCACAATTTTATAGCATAATTGTAAAGCAGCACATTTTCAACCATGTCATCACTAAATTATTCAAACTATAATCCATGCTTTCCTAAGGAAAATTTTAGGGTAATCACACTcgagtgttaaaaaataaatttcaaaataaatatatctaaatTAAATAGGATATCACATCATGAGCAAATTGAATTTTATCTAGGAATGTAAAGAAGTCTCTTaacaatagaaaatttaaaatgtcattcaCTACATTAAAAGAATAGGAATAGAAACCATGACAAGATTGAAACAGATGCAGCAAACAAAAGCatacaagaaaatgaagtctcttcccacaaaaaaaaaatctcttaacaaacagaaatagaaaagaatcaaGCTAACTTTTAAGAAAAGGCTATAAAAAACTAGATACAACATGACTAATGTTAACATATCagaagcattttctttaaaatgtggaaCAATTTTTACCATCAATATTGTGCTGGAAATTCCACCCATTttaactatatattatatataatataattatatattatataatatataattatataatatatattatatatatttaactatatattaaaaataattaatttttacaatataggaaaaataaaattgttactaGTAGATGTTATGTTTTCCAGTATTTAAATGAATCcacaaattattagaaaattatGAATTGTCAGAAAGTATGTTGAACAGAACAAGAGTATCCAAAAGAGTTACCTTGCTAATAAAAAcaactattttaaaagataataaaagtatataattgCAAAAGCAATAGCTACATATAATAGACACATATAATAAATACTATGCAGTAACTGTTTAGAAAAATTATGTTATGTAAGACAAAAATCAATACAAGAAACACATtgtaaatgaataagaaaataatatataaatacaaccTAAATTAACCTAAAGATTGTGTAAAATGCATGATTCTTCTAAAATTGATATAGATAAGCAAAGATCCAGaccatttaaaaagtagaaaactaATAAGAAAATTACTTTCACAATCATCCAGCTGTGTCATCAGGCTATAATACTAAAGCAGTGAAATGTTGAGATTTCaacaaagggaaagggaaaaacttGGTAAGTATTAAAGCCATCTTACTCCTGGATGTCAAGTCCACTGTCGGAAACTGATTTAGGGCACTTTTTTCCTGCAAATCCATTTCCTCTCCGTGTAGCATCTAGCTGCTGCAACACCATCTTCATTAAGGTAAAAACATATTTCATTCCCTGTCATATTAATCCTACAATAAAGGAATCAAACAGTATGCATTAGGGAGTCCTGTGACTTCTCTCTTGGTCAGTGAcaccttttgaaaaaatattatctGTCTAGAGCTCTGAAAAAGTATGCTGTTACACAGTCCTTTCTTGCTAGGGTTAAGATGTCTGTACCAAATTGGACCAAAGGAGTCTCCCTCCCAAGAATCTGTATTTGTTAAACTAAGTTACACATTATAGGTAGAGCCGTCAATTTGTAGGAACCAATGGTTCTTAACCCTGGGGTGAGTTTGCCTTCCACCAGTCCTTGCAAAGGACACTTGGGAatatctgaagacatttttggttgccTCAAGTGGAGCGGAGCAGGGAGAATTGCTACTGTCTCATGAGTAGAGGTCAGAGATGTTGCCAACATCCTATTGTGCACAAGAAAGTGCTCCCTCCACACAGGAAAGAATGATGTGGTCCAAAATGTCAATTTTTCCTGCTATTGAGAAATTCTAGCATAAACTAAATTCCTAAGTGTGTGGCAGTCACAATTTGGGGTGTTTATACTGGGTCATATATGCAGTGAACTCAACTTTTTAGGTCCAATTCTCCATGTTGTAAAATAGAAGGTATGAAGCCCAGGTTAAATTGCAACTATCAGTGCAAATAAAAGCaggttaaaataaacaaatttaccTTGAACTGTGAAACTTGTCAGCAAACAGATAGCGTGAAGTTTGTGAAATAGATATAAGATTAGAGAAAATAGGGTAAAATCATGAAAAAGTCTACTTTTATTGTGTATGTGAATCTCAGGTCTTTACTTTCAAAGCAACCAACTAAGAGGTCTTTTCCCTTAtagcttttttttcatttttaaattgaaatataattgcttttcaatgttgtgttattttttgctttacaacatcatgaatcaactatatgtatacatatattccctccctctttagccaccctcccacctcctattccatccatctaggtcatcacagaggactGAGCTAAGCTCtctgttatatagcaacttcccactagctatctattttacacatggtagtgtaaaTATAGGCCcgctgtggctcagagggtaaagtgtaatacaactctctcaatttgtcccaccctttccttccactGCTATGTCCATAAGTCCActgtctacatctgtgtctctcttcctgccctgcaaataaattcatgaGGACCATttgtctagattccatacatatgtgttaacatacaatatttgtttttctcatatcTTGATTTCCAACCTCTCTGGTTGACCCTTGAAACCAGTCAATACATGATACACTAATCCTTACTCCACTTTTCCAACATGCAGACCAATCAAGGACTGTACAGAAATACACTAATGTACAGGTTCTAGAAGGctgcactgtgtgtgtgcttagtcactcagttgcgtccgactctgcaaccccatggattgtagcccactaggctcctctgtccatgggaattctccaggcaagaatactggagtgggttgccatgccttcctccagggaatcttcccaacccagggatcaaacccaggtctcctgcattgcaggcgaattctttaccaactgaaccaccagggaagcccaagaatgctggagtgggtaacttatcccttctctaggagaactttccaacccaggaattgaacctgggtcacctgcattgcatgtgaattctttaccagctgagctatcagagaagcccagaaaGCTGTACTATCTAAACTTAAATAATCCCAGAAAAAAGACACTCACCCTTTGCTAaatatgttttcatccacccattGTCCCGTTAGATTTTCTGTCATGTCTCGCCAAATCCAGTGATCAGAAGTGCACTTGAATCGCTTAAGAAAATGCTTTagagacaaaataaaattcataattttacTTGTCAGTTGTCATTACAACTTATTGTGTTCTTCTTGCTTTGCAGGTTGTGAGAAGAAAGGTGACAAAGCTTCAAATTCTAGTTTCACTGGAAAATAGCTATGTGATTGTGAAAAAGTATTTTACCTTCTGaccctcaattttctcatttatgaaacaaagagagaaatttGTCAGAGAAATTTTCTTTAAGACACGTTTGATTCCAAATTGATTCATATTCAGTATGAAACTCTATTCCTCCAAGATTTTAGTCTGTGAACTCCTAGAAAGCTAGACTTTTCAACTGAGTTCTTACACAGACTTCCTAATCATCAGATATGTATTATAATGTTTTTTTCACTTCCCAGTAAATACTAGTATATTGAATTTAATGCAACATTTTACTTCAATATTTCTTCCAATTATCACGTTtgcacacccatacacacacatctttcaTGTATCCAGTTCCTTTAGAACCTAATTcccaaatttcaatttttttttttttaccgacTATTTACTTTTCTAAAGACATCATTTGgggggaaatttttattttttctggtattTCTCCTTATTCATTTGATGTTGAAATTTTTCCTACCTTAGAGACTTTCGTGCCATAAAATTATGTTCTACACAGAAAGTCACTGAGTCTACCTGCCCCAAAATAGTTGCAAAACCATAAACTTGACTTTGTATCACTCCACATTTcagttttatataaatacaaagGAGTTATGACAGATAACAACATTGTGGTCTGTTCCTACCTGGTAACAGTGATGCCAATAACCTTGGCATTTTAATATACCATCTTCTATAGCATTTCatgaatttatttgaaaaaaaaatccaatttgcTGAGACAAGCTATGGGTTTCCATAGGAATCTATTAAGAAAACAGTGTCCCTGGATTCACAGGGTTTCCTGTAGAGTGAGCAAATCCATGCAAACTTCGAGTTAGAAAACATTCTACTAAATGAGAAGACTATGAGTATAATAAATACAGAGTGAAATTTTAGTTTATAGAAGAAGCGTCCCAGTCTTTATGGGAGACTGTCACATAGGATGTACTGTAAGAGGCGTATCTGGAAAGAGTAAAATATTCCATGACAAATACAGAATCCAGGGAGAAAAGGACAATTCATGTTATAGGCTTAGGAAAAAAGCTTGTTTTaaggcaaaaaaaccaaaaaaacacaaacaagcaaGACAGGATGTATGTATTGTAAATCAACAGGATATATTGCACTGAATAGCTGGAAAAATTGGAGGAAGATGTGGAGCTGGGTTTTTGATGATAGGGAACTGGGAAGTGACAAGGTACAGGGAAATGTCCTATGAAAAATATTGAACATTATTTGCTTAATAAAGAATAACTCATGGAGCTGCTTGTTAAAAAGacaaggtatggcaaaaaccactacaatattgtaaagtagttagcctccaactaataaaaataaatgaaaaaaaagaggcaaaagaaaaaagacaaggtaATTCTAAATAGGTGCAAATAAATAGGGTGAAATTTTCATGAAGCAAGCTTCATCTCATTTTAACTAAGAAAATACTTtgcaatttaaataaacatttgtaatattttaattaaaccattttaaaatagccttttaaaattcttttatagtttctttcattACTTCTTCACAGATACCATATGCAATAACAACTTCATTCTGTTTGtcacttgttatttatttttttttccatcctccTGCTTTGTTAGCCTTTTTTCCCAAAAAGAATTGTAAGGGCTGTTTAAGGATTTCTCAGAATGTTTATATTAAGAGTCTTGttaaattcaccagtgaaaccatttGCTCCAGAAGCTCTTTGTATTAAATTAAGCCTGCATCTTACCTTTTGACTTGGTATGCCTACTCTTAACATATCTAGTTTTTCACATATTAttcaggtttctctgtcttttcttgcTTCCAAAATGGTTTAGTTTCCCTACACTGATCTATAAATTGCCCCAGCCTAGTTTGTATCTCGGAGAAGGcgacggcagcccactccagtcctcttacctggaaaatcccatggatggaggagcctggtgggctgtagtccatggggttgctaagagtcggacacgactgagcgacttcactttcacttttcactttcatgcattggagaaggaaatggcaatctactccagtgttcttgcctggagaatcccagggacgggggagcctagtgggctgccatctacggggtcgcacagagtccgacaggactgaggtgacttagcagcagcagcagcagctgtttgtATCTAAATTTGAACCAGTCAGGCAGATTGCATAACTATACATTGTTTACCTTGAAAGTAATACACAGTTCTTTTAACAATGTTGACAACTATGCTGCCGTACATTTAAACAATCTTGTATTACTGCTTtaatcgctcaatcgtgtcctactctttgcagcaccatggactgcagcccgccaggctcctccatccgtggaatgccccaggcaagaatactgaagtgggttgccatttccttctccaggggattgttctGACTCAGAGATGGAAATCccctctccttcatctcctgcattggcaggcagattctttaccactgagtcatctgggaagaacacacacacattttaatgcAGTTAATTACCTTTTAAATTGACCCTTTACTTTTAAAGAAACAgagcaaaagtaaaaaatatacttGTCACGTAAGTCACCCAGGGAAAGAACAGATTTCATAAGTGCAGAGGTACAGGGTCTCATGCTTGTTAAAGCTCTTGGAGATTCTctttatttattgcatttttccATCAGTGTTTTTTGAACAAAGATTCATTAACCTTTTAATTTGTACCTGCCTATATGCTACAGCAATGGATACAATTTCAGATAAAATATGGTAGCGATCTGGCCACTGGAAACTCATAACTTCAGCCTAGAGGGAAACTTTCAATTACATCTATTGCATTGTTGATAGTGAGCACTCTGACAGGCTGCCATGAGATCTcagagaaagacaggaaagcaAGATTGATTAGCCAGAGGAAATTTCCACCAAGGAAGTGAAATGGAGAATTCCATCCTTCTTCTTCAAGggttttaaaagttttccaaataGTGTAAAGCTCATCTATTCCTATTCCTTAAAATGGAAAAGCTAGCTATCAAGTCTACAACTTGATCAGAGTCTTAAACTATCCAAACAAAATATCACTAGCTTTTTCAATTGTATCTCCTGTGGCATGTTCTAAACTTCTTCGACATTTTGCATATATAAACAGGCATGTTTGAAATGCTTTAAAGACCATAATGGAATTTGAATACTTCCAGTATCTCTACTTAATGCAATTGATAGGGAATGCATATTAAAttacttactttttcttttgtagtgGTAATCAAAACTAGGTTAGCATTTTGAGACAAACAGTCGTATCTACTTGAATTCCAATCTTgttcttcttcagaaaaatagtAGCATTTATCTTGGAAACCAATCCAATTATCTGAGCAGAAATACCGAGCACCCTTATCTTCTTTAACTAGAGCAgagataaatacatattttaagaatCAGATGAAATAATGTCACTGTGTTTTGAGATCATTGAAGAAGGACGGGATTGTGACAAAAAAGATGATGCTTATGGCCAGAATTGCGTGTCTATCCCATAACCGGTTGAAAATCGACTTCATGTTAGGTTAAATGAGAACAGTTCAGAATGTGAGAGGACACTTACATTGCTTTCAACTCCAAACTCACTGATTCATAGGCCTTCCTAGAGCAGTCAATGTGATTTCGCACATGTTAAGTCACTTTTGTCATTTCcagtataataaaatataacaaaatcagGTGGTACTAaaaaactgatttattttagACTGTTATAAATCTAGGATAGATTTTAACCTCtaagaaagcaataaaaataataaaacactatATAACTAACAAGACATGCACTCGGTTTCCAGTTGTAACTAGATACCACCATCATTGTGTGGTTCCAGGTTAATCAACCGAAAGAACTCATAATGAAACttagaagatgaaaatgaagcagAATTCATTATTGTTGGAGGCATTGTGCATAGGAAGTTCACAAGCCTTTTCATGAGTTTCCTTTTGTAGTTGCTGCAGTTAGATGTTTCTAGACTTTCCGCACCTGGGTTTCTCCAAACATACTAGTGCTTTAAGCCAAAATCATTAGTGACTATTTCCTCTTTAGCCTTCCATATCATCTCTTCACAATTCCTTCCAATTGTGTCATGCATAGTTCTTATATTAAAATCTTTTCTATAGTAACTAGTtgtattgtggtgatcattttgaaatatatagaaatggtagaaataaaataaaataaagttgtattctTGTAATATTTGTGCCATCTACTTTTCTGAACGCTCCCAGACTGAATCAGTTTTTGGTATCAAAAGTGGTTCTAAGGGAACAGAACCTTAAGGATGAGATATGCTATTGGTTTTCCAATGTGATCTGCATTAAAGGCATTGACCCAGTCACCAGTTGTAAATGGGATGCTGGTGATCTATGGTGCATAGAGGTAAAACTACTAGTTAAATTATCACTCCTAAGCACCTCATACCATACAGGTACCTGTAGATGGTAAACATTTTAGCACCCTTCTCTTAAATACTGATAAAGCAATGGTCCAAAtgtctaagtgaaagtgaaagtcgctcagttgtatgtgactctttgcgaccccatggactatacaggccatggatttttctaggccagaatactggaatgggtagccattcccttttccaagggatcttcccaacccacggatccaacccaggtctcctgccttgcgggCGGATTTttaacctgctgagccacaagggaagaccaagaattctgcagtggatagcctatcccttccccagcagatcttcctgatccaggaattgaactggggtctcttaacctcaggcagattcttaaccaactgagctatcatggaagcccATGTCTAAATGTCTAAGAATAATAACATTTGAACACCATAAGTAACAAAATTGAGTTGACATACACCCAGAGCTAAAAGCAGCAACTACAGAATATACATTCTCAAAAAAGCATGCAAACCATTTACTAAAATGTGGGACAATAAAGTTTTAACAACAGATTTTAAAAGGTTGAAAACATTAACAGTGTGCCACTTGACTGTAGTAAAATTGAgccatattccaataaaaaatttttttaaaaaatcaccaaagGCTGTAAATTAAGAAGCACAATGCTAAATAATTCATGaatcaaaaggggaaaaaaaaaagaaatcttgggaaataaaatgtgttttaaatgaaAGGTAATTACATAtctttttatatatgttatatatatcatattaaaaattatGGATACAACTAAGCTTGTGGGTCTTTCTCTTTtagttttggccatgccatgtggcttgtgggagcttagttccccaacaagggacaGAACCCGGACTCTCAGCAATGAAAGCAtggcatcctaaccactgaaaCACACAGTACATTTCCtttaatcttagaggaaaatttattggtttaaatttatgttttttaaattagctATCTCGAACAATTAGAGtgataaattaaatgtaaaaagtagaaagactccattaaaaaaataagaccagaaaGCAATTGAATAGAAACTAATATTAAAGCAAAAAAGTCAAGAAACTCATTGTTGGCATTTTGAATAATCTAGAATAGATAGAACattagctgaaaaaagaaaaacaccttttTAAAGGGAAGCAGACAAATTAGCAATAGtaggaataaaagagaaatttctGGACAACACAacaaactgagaaagaaaagataaatgtgaATAAATACTCTGTGTAGTGaagaaattaaacttttaatgaaaaaaaattccacacaAAGAAATCTCCCAGTCCAGGTGGCTTTAGATGTGAACACATCTAATCATTTAGGTAAGACATAGCTATGTTACCCAAtctttttcagaaaacaaaataggaAGGAATCTTTTACAGCTCAGTTTTACAGGCTAGCATaatcttggtggctcagatggtaaagaatctgcctgcagtgtgggagacctgggtttgacctctgtgttgggaagatcccctggagaagggaatggcaacccactccagtattctggcctggagaagcccatggacagagtagcctggtgggctacagtccatgaggttgggAAGAATCTGACACGATTGAGcacctaacactttcacataatTTCAGTATTGCTGACAACACTGTTATCAAATGGGAAATTATAGTTCGGCCTTGTATGAGCATATGCACATATTATCGTAAACAAAATATTAGCCAGGTTAATTCAAGAATGTTACAAAGGTTAATATTTTATGACCAAATTGAGTTTACTCCAGATAGGAAggtttattttaacattttgtaaAACTTTGTGTAATTCAACACATTAACAGAAAGAAGAGACAAACTAAGCATTTCTCAATAGTACTTGATAACATTTTATGTCCTTTTAGAATAAAACTCTTTGGCTATCTAGGAATTATTTAATTAAGAAtaatcaaataatatttatttgattAAGAATAGTCATAAATAATCATTCTTagtagagaaatatttaaaactttcttaTGTATATTAAGAATGAGATAAAAATGCAAGTTCTCACTAGTTCTCAACATTTTACTGGAACTATTAGCCAGTGAAATGAggcaatataaatatataaaaagatataaagatttcaatagaataaataaaaccactATTATTTGCAGGTAATCTGAATGCTTACATaaacatacaaatgaaaatgaagataaatattaaaattaatagttAACATGGCTATTAACATTaacaaaatctaaagaaaaattaattatgttttctgatcacagtggaattaaaatagaaataaataacagaaagataatTGGAAATCCCCAAAATATGTAGAGATGAAAGAATACACTATTAAATAGCACCTGGGtcaaaaaggaaatacaaagaattttaaaagcaatttgaattaaacaaacatgaaaacacaactcaTCAAAATTGATGGGAAGAAGCAAAAGCAGtccttagaaaaaaataaatagcactgAATTCATACATTAGAAaacaagaaagttttaaaatcagcAATCTACATTCCTTCCTTAGGAAactaagaaaagaagtgaaaattaaaCCCAAGAAAAACAGAGCAGAAATAATAAGAATCACAGAGCAAAAAACAattaaactgaaaacagaaaattaatagagaAAGTCAACAAGAGCAAAAAGCCCTTTCTTTGCAAAGAACAATAAAATCACTAAGCCTCTAGCCAAGTtaacttagaaaataaaggagagatAAATTAATCATATCAGAATAGAAGAGACAACATCACTACACATGCCacaaaagataataaaagaatactatgaacaagTTAATGCCCACAAGCTTAATGACTTAAATAAAATGGACCAATTCCTTGAAAGATGCACTCTTCCAAAactcacaaaagaagaaataaacaatgtaAATAGGCTCATATCTATTAAAGACATTGATTAATAATCAGTAATGTCCTAAAACACAAAGCAACAGGCTCAGATGTGTTCACTGCCAAACAActgaggaagaaaacagcaattgttTACAAtctcttttaaagtataaaatcaaAGGGAATGCATCTTAACTCATTACCTGAGGCCAGCATTatcttaaccacaaaaccaaagacattcaaaaaaaaaaagagagaaaactacagaccaatatctcttATGGGCATAGGTCCaaaaatccttatcaaaatattGGTAAGACAAATCTAACAGTGTACAAAGAGAATTATACACTATGAAAaagtaggatttatcccaggtctgcaaggatgattcaacatttgaaaatccaTTAATATAATCCATCTTATCAAcaggctaaaaaagaaaaatcacatgatcatatcaatatGAGCATCTGAAAAATTTAACACTCATTCACAGCAAAAATTCTCAGTAAACTAGGAATAGAGGGGAGCTATGCCAACCTGATAGACTAtttaccaaacaaacaaacaaaaaaaccctacagctaatttcttatttaatagtgaaaaattggaggTTTTCCCTCTAGAATCAGGTACAAGGTAAGGATATTCCTCCACAAAATATTGCAGTTAAATGAGTAGTAAATGTGAAAAGCAGTAACTGTGAAAAgaatttcctaaaggaaaacaatcctgagtattcattgcaGGGATTGATGCTGtggctgaagcgccaatactttggccacctgatgcgaagagctgactcattggaaatgaccctgatgcagggaaagattgaaggcaggaggagatggggatgacagaggatgaagatggttggatggcatcaccgactcaatggacatgaatttgagcaggctctgggagatgataaaggacagg
This genomic stretch from Cervus elaphus chromosome 22, mCerEla1.1, whole genome shotgun sequence harbors:
- the CLEC2B gene encoding C-type lectin domain family 2 member B isoform X2 — encoded protein: MLKTSSKGLIFALAISVVINIVLIGIAIHFSVKEDKGARYFCSDNWIGFQDKCYYFSEEEQDWNSSRYDCLSQNANLVLITTTKEKHFLKRFKCTSDHWIWRDMTENLTGQWVDENIFSKGINMTGNEICFYLNEDGVAAARCYTERKWICRKKVP
- the CLEC2B gene encoding C-type lectin domain family 2 member B isoform X1 — encoded protein: MQSAHKDASKQEANEKKQDVKDKQYKFQMLKTSSKGLIFALAISVVINIVLIGIAIHFSVKEDKGARYFCSDNWIGFQDKCYYFSEEEQDWNSSRYDCLSQNANLVLITTTKEKHFLKRFKCTSDHWIWRDMTENLTGQWVDENIFSKGINMTGNEICFYLNEDGVAAARCYTERKWICRKKVP